A region from the Rosa rugosa chromosome 6, drRosRugo1.1, whole genome shotgun sequence genome encodes:
- the LOC133714637 gene encoding uncharacterized protein LOC133714637 isoform X1 — protein MDSMLIRELQSYADEDYKIRVCVCRLWRGKRINPERNDGLHCILVDERGDAIHGITSEANYSSVSGKLKQGEIYLISDFYVRDSQDDYKVMDNSIQAHFNGKTKFKLLHNSFPQIPQHRFYLLDYNQLKNRIGKTKLLTDLFGCVKSIMPVEEVNTRDGIESKCEITLQNFRREETRVTLWGDSARKVDIDTIESLPPPVLMVITSLKVKKYKEMPAPSNTSHTCIFINPEIPQADPYKIDYRIHATIEDPNSEATVKLRGKAAEQLFGITCKELIDKYPYAPQETLPQEILQTRADPHFPNPNQ, from the exons ATGGACTCCATGCTAATACGTGAGCTGCAGTCCTATGCAGATGAGGACTATAAAATCAGAGTTTGTGTCTGCAGATTATGGCGAGGAAAGAGGATAAACCCAGAACGAAATGATGGACTGCATTGCATATTGGTTGATGAAAGG GGCGATGCAATTCATGGCATAACAAGTGAAGCAAATTATTCATCAGTCTCTGGAAAACTAAAACAAGGAGAGATATACCTGATCTCCGATTTCTATGTACGAGATAGTCAAGACGATTATAAAGTTATGGACAACTCAATCCAAGCTCATTTCAAtgggaaaacaaaattcaagcTCTTGCACAACAGCTTTCCACAGATTCCACAACATCGATTCTATCTACTAGATTACAATCAGCTGAAAAACCGCATTGGCAAAACTAAACTTCTCACAG atCTCTTTGGCTGTGTGAAATCAATCATGCCAGTTGAAGAAGTTAATACCAGAGATGGAATAGAATCAAAATGTGAAATTACActccaaaacttcag AAGAGAAGAAACCAGAGTGACATTATGGGGAGATAGTGCTAGAAAAGTTGACATAGACACTATTGAAAGTCTACCTCCACCTGTGCTTATGGTCATAACTAGTTTGAAAGTCAAGAAGTACAAAG AAATGCCTGCACCATCAAACACCAGTCATACTTGCATTTTCATCAATCCAGAAATCCCACAGGCAGATCCCTACAAAATCGA TTATAGAATCCATGCCACCATTGAAGATCCAAACAGTGAGGCCACAGTCAAGCTTAGAGGAAAAGCAGCTGAACAATTGTTTGGAATAACTTGCAAAGAACTCATAGACAAGTACCCTTATGCTCCACAGGAAACATTACCACAGGAAATATTGCAAACACGGGCAGATCCACATTTTCCAAATCCAAATCAGTGA
- the LOC133714637 gene encoding uncharacterized protein LOC133714637 isoform X3 — translation MDSMLIRELQSYADEDYKIRVCVCRLWRGKRINPERNDGLHCILVDERGDAIHGITSEANYSSVSGKLKQGEIYLISDFYVRDSQDDYKVMDNSIQAHFNGKTKFKLLHNSFPQIPQHRFYLLDYNQLKNRIGKTKLLTDLFGCVKSIMPVEEVNTRDGIESKCEITLQNFRREETRVTLWGDSARKVDIDTIESLPPPVLMVITSLKVKKYKEMPAPSNTSHTCIFINPEIPQADPYKIEFSKATDNIKKLSAPSKQLTAAEAEKEDKTTVHQYLYHFCTFSL, via the exons ATGGACTCCATGCTAATACGTGAGCTGCAGTCCTATGCAGATGAGGACTATAAAATCAGAGTTTGTGTCTGCAGATTATGGCGAGGAAAGAGGATAAACCCAGAACGAAATGATGGACTGCATTGCATATTGGTTGATGAAAGG GGCGATGCAATTCATGGCATAACAAGTGAAGCAAATTATTCATCAGTCTCTGGAAAACTAAAACAAGGAGAGATATACCTGATCTCCGATTTCTATGTACGAGATAGTCAAGACGATTATAAAGTTATGGACAACTCAATCCAAGCTCATTTCAAtgggaaaacaaaattcaagcTCTTGCACAACAGCTTTCCACAGATTCCACAACATCGATTCTATCTACTAGATTACAATCAGCTGAAAAACCGCATTGGCAAAACTAAACTTCTCACAG atCTCTTTGGCTGTGTGAAATCAATCATGCCAGTTGAAGAAGTTAATACCAGAGATGGAATAGAATCAAAATGTGAAATTACActccaaaacttcag AAGAGAAGAAACCAGAGTGACATTATGGGGAGATAGTGCTAGAAAAGTTGACATAGACACTATTGAAAGTCTACCTCCACCTGTGCTTATGGTCATAACTAGTTTGAAAGTCAAGAAGTACAAAG AAATGCCTGCACCATCAAACACCAGTCATACTTGCATTTTCATCAATCCAGAAATCCCACAGGCAGATCCCTACAAAATCGA GTTCTCCAAGGCCACAGATAACATCAAAAAACTGTCCGCTCCATCCAAACAATTAACAGCAGCAGAAGcagaaaaagaagataaaaccaCAGTGCATCAATACCTTTACCACTTCTGCACCTTCAGTTTATAG
- the LOC133714637 gene encoding uncharacterized protein LOC133714637 isoform X2 → MDSMLIRELQSYADEDYKIRVCVCRLWRGKRINPERNDGLHCILVDERGDAIHGITSEANYSSVSGKLKQGEIYLISDFYVRDSQDDYKVMDNSIQAHFNGKTKFKLLHNSFPQIPQHRFYLLDYNQLKNRIGKTKLLTVEEVNTRDGIESKCEITLQNFRREETRVTLWGDSARKVDIDTIESLPPPVLMVITSLKVKKYKEMPAPSNTSHTCIFINPEIPQADPYKIDYRIHATIEDPNSEATVKLRGKAAEQLFGITCKELIDKYPYAPQETLPQEILQTRADPHFPNPNQ, encoded by the exons ATGGACTCCATGCTAATACGTGAGCTGCAGTCCTATGCAGATGAGGACTATAAAATCAGAGTTTGTGTCTGCAGATTATGGCGAGGAAAGAGGATAAACCCAGAACGAAATGATGGACTGCATTGCATATTGGTTGATGAAAGG GGCGATGCAATTCATGGCATAACAAGTGAAGCAAATTATTCATCAGTCTCTGGAAAACTAAAACAAGGAGAGATATACCTGATCTCCGATTTCTATGTACGAGATAGTCAAGACGATTATAAAGTTATGGACAACTCAATCCAAGCTCATTTCAAtgggaaaacaaaattcaagcTCTTGCACAACAGCTTTCCACAGATTCCACAACATCGATTCTATCTACTAGATTACAATCAGCTGAAAAACCGCATTGGCAAAACTAAACTTCTCACAG TTGAAGAAGTTAATACCAGAGATGGAATAGAATCAAAATGTGAAATTACActccaaaacttcag AAGAGAAGAAACCAGAGTGACATTATGGGGAGATAGTGCTAGAAAAGTTGACATAGACACTATTGAAAGTCTACCTCCACCTGTGCTTATGGTCATAACTAGTTTGAAAGTCAAGAAGTACAAAG AAATGCCTGCACCATCAAACACCAGTCATACTTGCATTTTCATCAATCCAGAAATCCCACAGGCAGATCCCTACAAAATCGA TTATAGAATCCATGCCACCATTGAAGATCCAAACAGTGAGGCCACAGTCAAGCTTAGAGGAAAAGCAGCTGAACAATTGTTTGGAATAACTTGCAAAGAACTCATAGACAAGTACCCTTATGCTCCACAGGAAACATTACCACAGGAAATATTGCAAACACGGGCAGATCCACATTTTCCAAATCCAAATCAGTGA
- the LOC133714637 gene encoding uncharacterized protein LOC133714637 isoform X4 — MDSMLIRELQSYADEDYKIRVCVCRLWRGKRINPERNDGLHCILVDERGDAIHGITSEANYSSVSGKLKQGEIYLISDFYVRDSQDDYKVMDNSIQAHFNGKTKFKLLHNSFPQIPQHRFYLLDYNQLKNRIGKTKLLTDLFGCVKSIMPVEEVNTRDGIESKCEITLQNFRREETRVTLWGDSARKVDIDTIESLPPPVLMVITSLKVKKYKVIESMPPLKIQTVRPQSSLEEKQLNNCLE; from the exons ATGGACTCCATGCTAATACGTGAGCTGCAGTCCTATGCAGATGAGGACTATAAAATCAGAGTTTGTGTCTGCAGATTATGGCGAGGAAAGAGGATAAACCCAGAACGAAATGATGGACTGCATTGCATATTGGTTGATGAAAGG GGCGATGCAATTCATGGCATAACAAGTGAAGCAAATTATTCATCAGTCTCTGGAAAACTAAAACAAGGAGAGATATACCTGATCTCCGATTTCTATGTACGAGATAGTCAAGACGATTATAAAGTTATGGACAACTCAATCCAAGCTCATTTCAAtgggaaaacaaaattcaagcTCTTGCACAACAGCTTTCCACAGATTCCACAACATCGATTCTATCTACTAGATTACAATCAGCTGAAAAACCGCATTGGCAAAACTAAACTTCTCACAG atCTCTTTGGCTGTGTGAAATCAATCATGCCAGTTGAAGAAGTTAATACCAGAGATGGAATAGAATCAAAATGTGAAATTACActccaaaacttcag AAGAGAAGAAACCAGAGTGACATTATGGGGAGATAGTGCTAGAAAAGTTGACATAGACACTATTGAAAGTCTACCTCCACCTGTGCTTATGGTCATAACTAGTTTGAAAGTCAAGAAGTACAAAG TTATAGAATCCATGCCACCATTGAAGATCCAAACAGTGAGGCCACAGTCAAGCTTAGAGGAAAAGCAGCTGAACAATTGTTTGGAATAA
- the LOC133716382 gene encoding uncharacterized protein LOC133716382 encodes MAGLPRFVVLKSSSNHKCLSLTKNVPYEPAGFMKCNREQVVSPQAKFEVEMAKTGNGLVHIRCCYNNKYWVTNQAARDDTVWIVASADKPEEDQSKSSCTLFEPRFAEGQTQVLFIHIQLRISVSLWKSATTFENALYLGARGDVFEVVDWESLVILPPRVAFKSLEDGKYLCSRRIERHPYQRFESNLDVGDPLVAKELFVTADGSLRIKDGHYGKFWRRSPNWIWADASSENTSDDTLFWPVRIQDNVIALRNLGNNNFCGGLTTEYKTNCLNAAYPNISKQSKLVVEELVLSRNIYNINFRLSDSRIYHEQVIEMDTAQAVNDSRDRDSTISLKFAEKDSRTRSWNGSVSLKLGVKTTLQVNSVPLILDGKIELSAEVTTAYQWEETTTVEHTREANYAVVVPPLSKMKVSLIASRASCDVPFSYTQRDILTDGRTVTKIMDDGLFTGINAYKFDYQNQASYGSQPVSVSRPWRLPRAAYVGICVILVFSVLLPLLHLVEFRFAHRNNKHKSCSLM; translated from the coding sequence ATGGCAGGGCTTCCAAGATTTGTAGTGCTAAAATCCTCCTCGAACCACAAATGCTTGAGCTTAACAAAAAATGTTCCATATGAGCCAGCAGGGTTCATGAAGTGCAATAGAGAACAAGTTGTGAGTCCACAGGCAAAGTTTGAAGTGGAGATGGCAAAGACTGGGAATGGACTGGTGCACATAAGATGCTGCTACAACAACAAGTACTGGGTGACAAACCAGGCTGCCAGGGATGATACAGTTTGGATAGTTGCGTCCGCGGACAAACCAGAGGAagaccaatcaaaaagctcctgCACCTTGTTCGAGCCTAGGTTTGCAGAAGGCCAAACACAAGTCCTATTTATCCACATCCAACTCCGGATCTCCGTATCCTTGTGGAAGAGTGCTACTACATTTGAGAATGCCTTATATCTAGGAGCACGAGGCGATGTTTTCGAAGTTGTTGACTGGGAATCGCTGGTGATACTTCCCCCACGGGTGGCCTTCAAATCCTTAGAAGATGGCAAATACCTCTGTTCCCGCCGGATCGAACGACACCCATATCAAAGGTTCGAGTCCAACTTGGATGTTGGAGATCCATTGGTGGCCAAGGAGTTATTCGTCACTGCTGATGGAAGCCTTCGTATAAAGGACGGGCACTATGGCAAATTCTGGAGGCGTAGCCCTAACTGGATCTGGGCTGATGCATCATCCGAAAACACGTCCGACGACACTTTGTTTTGGCCTGTGAGAATCCAAGACAATGTCATTGCTCTTCGCAACTTGGGTAACAACAATTTTTGTGGTGGACTCACCACCGAATACAAAACCAACTGTCTCAACGCCGCCTACCCTAATATCTCTAAACAGTCAAAGCTGGTGGTGGAAGAGCTTGTTCTTTCAAGGAACATCTACAATATCAATTTCCGACTCTCCGACTCCAGGATCTACCACGAGCAGGTCATAGAAATGGACACAGCTCAAGCCGTTAACGACAGCCGAGACAGAGACTCCACTATCAGCCTCAAGTTTGCGGAAAAAGATTCCAGGACCCGTAGTTGGAATGGCAGCGTTTCATTGAAGTTGGGTGTCAAAACAACTCTCCAAGTCAATTCTGTTCCACTAATTCTTGACGGAAAGATCGAACTCTCGGCTGAGGTAACCACAGCATACCAGTGGGAAGAAACTACCACAGTTGAACATACCAGGGAGGCCAATTATGCTGTTGTTGTGCCACCATTATCTAAGATGAAGGTGAGTCTCATAGCTTCAAGGGCTTCATGCGATGTGCCTTTCTCCTACACTCAGCGTGACATTCTCACTGATGGCCGAACCGTTACCAAAATCATGGATGATGGCCTTTTCACGGGGATTAATGCCTACAAATTTGACTACCAAAACCAGGCATCCTATGGTAGCCAGCCTGTCTCTGTCTCTAGGCCATGGAGGCTCCCGCGTGCTGCGTACGTTGGGATTTGTGTGATTCTGGTGTTTAGTGTGTTACTGCCTTTGCTGCACTTGGTGGAATTTAGGTTTGCTCATAGaaataataaacacaaaagtTGCTCCTTAATGTAA